In the genome of Segatella copri, one region contains:
- a CDS encoding FKBP-type peptidyl-prolyl cis-trans isomerase produces the protein MAKREYVEANKRWLEEKAKEEGVMALPRGIYYKVLKQGDPKGAQPSRRSIVTAHYTGWTINGKKFDSSRGGTPFAMRLSDLIDGWIVAMQQMHVGDQWELYIPAEMGYGKFSQPGIPGGSTLIFEVELLGVG, from the coding sequence ATGGCAAAAAGAGAATATGTTGAGGCCAACAAGCGTTGGCTGGAGGAAAAGGCAAAGGAGGAGGGCGTTATGGCGCTGCCTCGTGGTATATATTATAAGGTGTTGAAGCAGGGCGACCCGAAGGGAGCACAGCCTAGCCGACGCAGCATCGTGACGGCCCATTACACCGGTTGGACCATCAACGGCAAGAAGTTTGATTCCAGCCGTGGCGGTACGCCGTTCGCCATGCGATTGAGCGACCTGATAGATGGCTGGATTGTTGCCATGCAGCAGATGCACGTGGGCGACCAGTGGGAACTTTACATCCCTGCCGAGATGGGCTACGGCAAGTTCTCGCAGCCGGGCATCCCAGGCGGTTCTACCCTGATATTCGAAGTAGAACTGTTGGGAGTGGGATAA
- a CDS encoding outer membrane beta-barrel protein: MKKETVLCAMLATATCATAQNGKLPTSGVCADSIQTEKDSIKADKEAETKADKEAEIQAVTVTGHRPMYKMRNDALVTRVRNTPLAKEPTLDDVLKHIPGMKQTADGSLEVNGLGAPTIYLNDKKATSAELSHLDVKQIDEIELITTPGAKYDATTGAVLRILTRRTDEGIFGKMQVYDKLSEVNTNHEELTLGWVTKKISLTGFYGYTDNRYNVHQPQEALVRANDGEYLFGTDRHGKNKANYNATELNFDWLLSKQHEVGIQWEGLWLNGGRSEKQQQYYRYPNPAGEDTNSEMKLSDADGEMKYFDAESQQWGHQRSHHFNLFHLAKWSKHFSSQIYLDYARNKNSDSQPITEKEGSEMQETLNRSNSNYDIYSGRIEVKQLISDKHSINYGGEWSLMEGKGKTESSADMLGTTEYKNHDTKTAAYLQYQGEAGRWSWWAGIRYEHLTSRYTNLSEESPDNMERHYDQWFPSFGITLKEPSWHHSLSFRTTTARPSFSQLSGNIYYTSRFQYQISNPKLQPVNTYRLTYSVQWKDFMGMLRYTRIDHSIMYIHEVPEDKPVRYVSTFMNFNKMQKYMAYLNWGHVFGCWRPNVNASITYQRFSVNDHGELISYNGATWNASFDNYFTLQNDYQLSLSYSFDNGGQVGKTKFSPTQNWSLGANKSWMDGRLQVAFSANDLFHQQLFKERTHEHAVDFSQTEDYKLWSYKLTVTWKFNKRKGRYNGMNSAEDELNRL, translated from the coding sequence ATGAAGAAAGAAACAGTTTTATGCGCGATGCTAGCCACCGCCACCTGTGCAACTGCACAAAATGGGAAACTCCCGACATCCGGAGTTTGCGCAGACTCAATACAGACGGAAAAAGATTCGATCAAAGCTGATAAGGAGGCTGAGACAAAAGCTGATAAGGAGGCCGAGATTCAAGCCGTAACCGTAACAGGTCATCGCCCGATGTACAAGATGAGAAACGATGCCTTGGTTACCCGTGTCCGTAATACTCCTTTGGCAAAGGAGCCAACGCTGGATGATGTATTGAAGCACATACCCGGTATGAAACAAACCGCCGACGGAAGCCTGGAGGTAAACGGACTGGGAGCACCCACCATCTATCTCAACGACAAGAAGGCGACTTCTGCCGAACTCTCTCATCTCGATGTGAAGCAGATAGATGAAATAGAACTCATTACCACTCCTGGTGCAAAATATGATGCAACGACGGGAGCCGTACTGAGAATCCTGACGAGAAGAACAGACGAGGGTATATTCGGCAAGATGCAGGTGTATGATAAATTGAGCGAGGTGAACACCAACCACGAGGAATTGACCCTGGGTTGGGTAACGAAGAAGATTTCGCTCACAGGATTTTACGGCTACACAGACAACCGATACAATGTGCATCAGCCACAGGAAGCGCTCGTAAGAGCCAATGATGGCGAATATCTCTTCGGAACCGACCGCCATGGCAAGAACAAGGCAAATTATAACGCTACAGAACTCAACTTCGACTGGTTGCTCAGCAAGCAACACGAAGTGGGAATACAATGGGAAGGGCTTTGGCTGAATGGCGGCAGAAGCGAGAAACAGCAGCAGTACTATCGCTATCCTAACCCAGCAGGAGAAGATACAAATAGCGAGATGAAGCTTTCTGATGCGGATGGCGAGATGAAGTATTTTGATGCGGAGAGCCAGCAATGGGGACACCAGCGCAGTCACCACTTCAACCTCTTCCATCTGGCTAAATGGTCGAAGCATTTCTCATCACAGATTTATCTGGACTATGCAAGGAACAAGAATTCTGACAGCCAGCCTATCACGGAGAAAGAAGGTAGCGAGATGCAGGAAACCCTCAACCGCTCTAATTCCAACTACGATATCTATAGTGGAAGAATCGAAGTCAAGCAACTCATCTCTGATAAACATTCCATCAACTATGGTGGCGAATGGAGCCTGATGGAAGGCAAGGGAAAAACCGAAAGTTCTGCCGATATGCTTGGAACTACGGAATACAAAAACCACGATACCAAGACGGCTGCTTACCTGCAATATCAGGGTGAAGCTGGCAGATGGAGCTGGTGGGCAGGCATCCGATACGAGCATCTCACATCCCGATACACCAATCTGTCGGAGGAATCTCCCGATAATATGGAGCGTCATTACGACCAATGGTTTCCATCGTTCGGTATCACTCTCAAAGAACCGTCGTGGCATCACTCGCTCAGCTTCCGAACTACCACCGCCCGACCTTCTTTCAGTCAGCTAAGCGGGAACATCTACTATACCTCGCGCTTTCAGTATCAGATCAGCAATCCGAAGCTGCAGCCTGTCAACACCTATCGTCTGACCTACTCGGTACAGTGGAAAGACTTCATGGGAATGCTGAGATATACCCGTATCGACCACTCCATCATGTACATTCATGAAGTGCCGGAGGACAAGCCCGTAAGATACGTGAGTACATTCATGAACTTCAACAAGATGCAGAAATACATGGCCTATCTCAACTGGGGTCACGTCTTCGGCTGCTGGCGTCCGAATGTCAATGCAAGCATCACTTACCAGCGCTTCTCCGTAAATGATCATGGAGAGCTAATCAGCTATAACGGAGCAACTTGGAATGCATCGTTTGACAATTACTTCACGCTACAAAACGACTATCAGCTGTCGCTCTCCTACAGTTTTGACAACGGAGGACAAGTGGGCAAAACGAAGTTCAGCCCCACTCAGAACTGGAGTCTTGGTGCCAACAAATCGTGGATGGACGGCAGATTACAGGTTGCCTTCAGTGCCAACGACCTCTTCCATCAGCAGCTCTTCAAGGAGCGAACCCACGAGCATGCCGTTGACTTCTCCCAGACTGAGGATTACAAGCTATGGAGCTACAAGTTGACCGTAACCTGGAAATTCAACAAGCGCAAGGGAAGATACAACGGCATGAACAGTGCGGAAGATGAATTGAACCGACTATAG
- a CDS encoding sensor histidine kinase — translation MNRRIKQVWLLAILSSFLLIGLQTYWLYNSVTYSMGEMGKKNAEKAEQAIVTYQTNIGAAVKEKSHIGYVVTASFSDFKRPCTTICSPLDTDTIIGGVVYSKPGFGNVMEKRDTFDLRETDSNNSFDCLNTYITYQLTRFDKAHFDRFISRKLGNDFIGAEMNTGKHRLWQTRIVEPPTLFHHEMLVEVPFNPIQYQSMQMRMQVPMLPILKGMMWQMIGSLLVTIMLLLSIAYLIKVLLLQKKVDKMRSDFVHTMIHELKRPVQTLKMCVSVFSAQKTDEKDENALIMETVREESDNLTAYLAKLREVIRAEEHIPLQITSFDIHAALQNLVAVYRKNKQKEVNVSLDYQRTSDRMMGDRDQLLNVVSNLMENSVKYSGDIVNIHVACRDTEKEEVMISVSDNGIGISPDEQQRVWTKFYRSNAYPDMMQPGIGLGLSFVDMIVKAHGGRKMMQSEVGKGTRISIIIPQHS, via the coding sequence ATGAATAGAAGAATCAAACAAGTCTGGCTGCTCGCCATCCTTTCCTCTTTCCTGCTGATAGGCTTGCAGACCTATTGGCTCTACAATAGTGTAACCTATTCGATGGGAGAGATGGGGAAGAAAAATGCCGAAAAGGCGGAACAGGCAATAGTCACTTATCAGACAAATATCGGAGCAGCGGTAAAAGAAAAATCACATATCGGTTATGTCGTTACGGCATCTTTTTCTGACTTCAAGCGTCCCTGTACTACGATTTGCTCTCCGCTGGATACGGATACAATCATTGGTGGAGTGGTGTATAGCAAGCCGGGATTCGGCAACGTGATGGAGAAGAGAGATACTTTCGATTTGCGTGAGACGGATTCCAACAATTCTTTTGATTGTCTGAATACTTACATCACTTACCAGCTTACCCGCTTTGACAAGGCGCATTTTGACCGTTTCATCAGTAGGAAACTGGGCAATGATTTCATCGGGGCAGAGATGAATACGGGCAAGCATCGTCTATGGCAGACAAGAATCGTAGAGCCTCCTACCTTGTTTCATCACGAAATGTTGGTGGAAGTGCCTTTCAATCCTATCCAGTATCAGTCGATGCAGATGAGGATGCAGGTGCCGATGCTGCCCATTCTGAAGGGAATGATGTGGCAGATGATAGGAAGTCTCCTGGTTACCATCATGCTTCTCCTGAGCATAGCTTATCTCATCAAGGTGCTGCTCCTGCAGAAGAAGGTGGATAAGATGCGAAGCGACTTCGTGCATACGATGATTCACGAGTTGAAGCGCCCCGTGCAGACGCTGAAGATGTGTGTATCCGTATTCTCTGCTCAAAAGACTGATGAGAAGGATGAGAATGCCCTTATCATGGAGACCGTAAGAGAGGAGAGCGATAACCTGACTGCCTATCTCGCCAAACTTCGTGAAGTAATCAGGGCAGAGGAACATATCCCGCTCCAGATAACTTCTTTCGATATCCATGCCGCCTTGCAGAATCTGGTGGCTGTGTATCGAAAGAATAAGCAGAAGGAGGTGAATGTTTCGCTCGATTACCAGCGCACTTCCGATAGGATGATGGGAGATAGAGACCAGCTTCTGAATGTGGTCAGCAATCTGATGGAGAACTCGGTGAAGTATTCCGGCGATATTGTCAATATTCATGTTGCCTGCCGAGATACCGAGAAGGAGGAAGTCATGATTTCTGTATCAGATAATGGAATCGGAATTTCGCCCGACGAGCAGCAGAGAGTCTGGACGAAGTTCTATCGCAGCAATGCTTACCCGGATATGATGCAGCCGGGCATCGGCTTGGGTTTGAGTTTTGTGGATATGATTGTGAAGGCCCATGGGGGCAGAAAAATGATGCAGAGCGAAGTGGGCAAGGGAACCAGGATTTCGATCATCATCCCGCAGCACTCCTGA
- a CDS encoding response regulator transcription factor, which yields MIKILFADDDLKYSMLLKSFLQQHGYDVTYAGNGKKAWEQFPEVKPDLVLLDINMPEMDGYEVAERIRAIDPKVLIFFLTDRTEKNDRLKGFSLKANDYLAKPFYPEELLARIEERFSMNESETIEEEVYHFGETTFCYNNNELRTRSSRVLITSRQADILRLLAKNIGNVVSKEMIQEAVWGTVSYANSLAVNVQMTYLRHALQHDATVKIESLKKKGYVLSVISPE from the coding sequence ATGATCAAGATATTATTTGCAGACGATGACTTGAAGTATTCTATGTTGCTGAAGAGTTTCCTGCAGCAGCATGGCTACGATGTGACTTATGCCGGAAATGGCAAGAAGGCATGGGAGCAGTTCCCGGAAGTGAAGCCCGACCTGGTATTGCTCGACATCAATATGCCGGAGATGGATGGCTATGAGGTGGCTGAGCGCATCAGAGCTATCGACCCGAAGGTACTTATCTTCTTCCTCACCGACCGTACGGAGAAGAACGATCGACTGAAAGGTTTCTCCCTGAAGGCAAACGATTATCTTGCCAAACCCTTCTATCCGGAAGAGTTGCTGGCAAGAATAGAGGAGCGGTTCTCCATGAATGAGAGTGAGACGATAGAAGAGGAGGTGTATCATTTCGGAGAAACCACCTTCTGCTATAACAACAATGAGCTTCGCACCCGTTCCTCTCGTGTGCTCATCACCAGCCGACAAGCCGACATCCTCCGTCTGCTGGCGAAGAATATCGGCAATGTAGTAAGCAAGGAGATGATACAGGAGGCGGTGTGGGGTACCGTGAGCTATGCCAACTCCCTGGCTGTGAATGTGCAGATGACGTATCTCCGCCATGCTCTTCAGCATGATGCGACCGTTAAGATTGAGTCGCTGAAGAAAAAGGGATATGTCTTATCTGTTATTTCTCCAGAGTAA
- a CDS encoding RNA polymerase sigma factor, whose amino-acid sequence MEETEFEHIAQEMRPRLTAHCQRYLSAGTLAEEADDIVQETLVKLWKMHERLSEYQSIEALGMTIAKNLCIDHLRRNKAQTASLEQMKHPAGICTATERTDQAIIGEDTQRRLNRAMDRLPDTQRRMLLLRSEGKSLDEIAEICGANKTSTKTMISAARRSLLKMMKS is encoded by the coding sequence ATGGAAGAAACAGAATTTGAACATATCGCCCAGGAAATGCGCCCCAGGTTGACGGCACATTGTCAACGTTATCTCTCGGCAGGAACCCTTGCCGAAGAAGCCGACGACATCGTACAGGAAACCCTGGTGAAGCTCTGGAAGATGCACGAAAGGCTCTCTGAATACCAGAGCATCGAGGCCTTAGGTATGACGATAGCCAAGAATCTCTGCATCGACCATCTGAGACGCAACAAAGCCCAGACGGCATCGCTGGAACAGATGAAGCATCCTGCAGGAATCTGTACGGCAACCGAGCGTACCGACCAGGCCATCATCGGCGAAGATACGCAAAGGCGACTCAACAGGGCGATGGACAGGCTTCCGGATACGCAGAGAAGAATGCTGCTATTGAGAAGCGAGGGAAAGAGCCTCGATGAGATTGCCGAAATCTGCGGAGCCAACAAGACGAGCACCAAGACGATGATTTCAGCAGCAAGAAGATCATTGCTGAAAATGATGAAGTCATAA
- a CDS encoding IS1380-like element IS942 family transposase produces the protein MAKIQIKSEKLTPFGGIFSIMEQFDALLAQTIDSTLGLRCTMFGYQYSEILRSLMCVYLCGGSCIEDVTTHLMKHLSLHPTLRTCSADTILRAIEELTCKNITYKSASGNSYDFNTADKMNCLLIKALLATGQLKSGQEYDFDFDHQFIETEKHDAKPTYKKFLGYSPGVAVINDMIVGIENRDGNTNVRFNQRETLERIFKRLEASEVYISRARMDCGSCSEEIVDMVEAHCRHFYIRANRCSSFYDSMFALTGWKTVEINGIEFELNSILVEKWKGKPYRLVIQRQRRIDGDLDIWEGEYTYRCILTNDYKSSARDIVEFYNLRGGKERIFDDMNNGFGWNRLPKSFMAQNTVFLLMTALIRNFYKAIMQRLKTHEFGLRATSRIKTFVFKFISVPAKWIKTSRRHVLNIYSDNNAYANLFKTDFG, from the coding sequence ATGGCAAAGATACAAATAAAATCTGAGAAACTCACTCCTTTTGGAGGAATTTTTTCTATTATGGAGCAATTTGATGCTCTTTTAGCTCAAACCATAGATTCCACCTTGGGATTGAGATGCACTATGTTTGGTTATCAATATAGCGAAATTCTACGCTCTCTGATGTGCGTATATCTTTGTGGCGGCTCATGTATTGAGGATGTTACAACTCACTTGATGAAACATTTGTCTCTTCATCCAACTCTTCGCACTTGCAGCGCAGACACCATATTGCGTGCTATCGAAGAACTGACTTGTAAGAACATCACCTATAAATCTGCTTCTGGCAACTCCTATGATTTCAATACTGCAGACAAGATGAACTGCTTATTGATCAAAGCCCTGCTTGCTACTGGTCAATTGAAATCCGGTCAAGAGTATGATTTTGACTTTGACCATCAGTTCATTGAAACAGAGAAGCATGATGCAAAACCAACCTACAAGAAGTTCCTGGGCTATAGTCCAGGTGTGGCAGTCATTAACGACATGATTGTCGGTATTGAAAATAGAGACGGCAACACAAACGTGCGCTTCAACCAAAGAGAGACTTTGGAAAGAATCTTCAAGCGACTGGAGGCATCAGAAGTATATATATCCCGTGCCCGCATGGATTGCGGCTCATGCTCGGAGGAAATCGTAGATATGGTAGAGGCTCATTGCAGGCATTTTTATATTCGTGCCAACAGATGCTCTTCCTTCTACGATTCCATGTTTGCCTTGACTGGATGGAAAACTGTTGAAATCAACGGTATTGAATTTGAGCTGAATTCCATCCTTGTTGAGAAATGGAAAGGAAAACCGTATCGTCTTGTCATACAGAGACAAAGGCGAATAGATGGAGACCTTGACATTTGGGAAGGCGAATATACCTACAGATGTATACTGACTAACGATTACAAGTCGAGTGCAAGAGACATCGTGGAATTCTACAATCTTCGTGGTGGCAAGGAACGCATCTTCGATGACATGAACAATGGCTTTGGCTGGAATCGATTGCCAAAATCGTTCATGGCACAGAATACTGTATTCCTGCTTATGACAGCTCTCATCAGAAACTTCTACAAAGCTATTATGCAGAGATTGAAAACCCATGAATTTGGATTGCGTGCCACCAGCAGAATCAAGACCTTTGTTTTCAAGTTCATCTCTGTTCCTGCGAAATGGATTAAGACATCACGTAGGCATGTATTGAATATTTACTCAGACAACAATGCTTATGCCAACCTGTTCAAGACAGACTTTGGTTAA
- a CDS encoding porin — protein MKKKTYLLMALTMVSMGMNAQNSGNSSLEKGIGEFTKTMTIGGTIRSKYEYQTEEGEGRFEVRTARINVTGNVTPQVSYKAEIDLCDEGKIKMLDAYTRIKPWKTLQFTIGQERVPFTIDAHRSPHQQYFANRSFIAKQVGNVRDVGAEIGYTWNVGFPIVVNAGIFNGSGLTNQKDYWTKGVNYSAKAQFLFPNVNLVLSTQKIKPSDITVTMYDGGITFHKGGFIAEAEYLYKHYSKDAFHDVHAFDGFVCYDIPVANPKSIIRKVSPLARYDFMSDHSDGTRYGGSDTEPGALKINDYKRHRVTGGVTLSLAKPFISDIRINYEKYFYRKGGIAKVSEKDKIVVEFMTKF, from the coding sequence ATGAAGAAGAAAACGTATTTGTTGATGGCACTCACGATGGTGTCGATGGGAATGAATGCCCAGAATTCAGGAAACAGTTCTTTGGAGAAGGGCATCGGGGAATTCACCAAGACGATGACCATTGGTGGAACCATCCGCTCCAAGTATGAGTACCAGACCGAAGAGGGGGAGGGACGATTCGAGGTGCGTACAGCCCGCATCAACGTGACTGGCAATGTAACACCTCAGGTAAGCTATAAGGCGGAAATCGACCTCTGCGACGAGGGTAAGATCAAGATGCTCGATGCCTATACACGCATCAAGCCTTGGAAGACCCTGCAGTTCACCATCGGTCAGGAGCGTGTGCCATTCACCATCGATGCTCACCGTTCTCCTCATCAGCAGTACTTCGCCAACCGTTCGTTCATCGCCAAGCAGGTGGGTAACGTGCGCGACGTGGGTGCTGAAATCGGATACACCTGGAATGTTGGCTTCCCTATCGTGGTGAATGCCGGTATCTTCAACGGTTCGGGCTTGACCAATCAGAAGGATTACTGGACCAAGGGCGTTAACTATTCAGCTAAGGCTCAGTTCCTCTTTCCGAATGTGAACCTGGTGTTGAGTACCCAGAAGATCAAGCCATCTGATATTACGGTAACGATGTATGATGGCGGTATCACCTTCCACAAGGGTGGTTTCATTGCTGAGGCTGAGTATCTTTACAAGCATTACAGCAAGGATGCCTTCCACGATGTGCATGCGTTCGATGGATTCGTATGCTATGATATTCCGGTGGCTAATCCCAAGAGCATCATCCGGAAGGTTTCGCCATTGGCACGATATGATTTCATGAGCGACCACAGCGATGGTACCCGATATGGCGGTTCTGATACAGAGCCTGGTGCCTTGAAGATCAACGATTACAAGCGCCATCGTGTTACGGGCGGTGTAACCCTGAGCCTTGCCAAGCCATTCATCTCGGATATCCGTATCAACTACGAGAAGTATTTCTATCGCAAAGGGGGTATAGCTAAAGTTTCAGAAAAAGATAAGATTGTTGTGGAGTTCATGACAAAGTTCTAA
- the hisB gene encoding bifunctional histidinol-phosphatase/imidazoleglycerol-phosphate dehydratase HisB, producing the protein MKQTRLLFIDRDGTLIQEPEDEQIDSFEKLVFTKGVFRNLAFIAQHTDYELVMVSNQDGLGTDSFPEDTFWPVHNFIIQTLESEGIHFSKQHIDRHFPEDNSPMRKPGTGMLTEYIGNPAYDLANSYVIGDRETDAQFAENLGCKSLILGKDGMDWDKIAEILFAGDRIAEVKRTTKETDIYIKVNLDGSGKCDISTGLGFFDHMLEQIGKHGMMDLTIHTKGDLYVDEHHTIEDTGIALGECLLQALGDKRGIERYGYSLPMDDCLCQVALDFGGRPWLIWDAEFHREKVGEMPTEMFKHFFKSLSDAAKMNLNIKAEGENEHHKIEGIFKALARSLKMAVKRDIYHFELPSSKGML; encoded by the coding sequence ATGAAACAGACTAGATTACTCTTCATCGACCGCGATGGAACTCTGATTCAGGAACCAGAGGATGAGCAGATTGACAGCTTCGAGAAGCTGGTATTTACCAAGGGCGTATTCCGCAACCTCGCCTTCATTGCCCAGCACACCGACTACGAGTTGGTGATGGTGAGCAACCAGGACGGTTTGGGCACCGATTCCTTCCCGGAAGACACCTTCTGGCCTGTACACAACTTCATCATCCAAACCCTGGAGAGCGAGGGCATCCACTTCAGCAAGCAGCATATCGACCGCCACTTCCCGGAGGATAATTCGCCAATGAGAAAGCCGGGCACGGGCATGCTGACCGAATACATCGGCAACCCAGCATACGACCTGGCAAACAGTTATGTAATCGGCGACCGTGAGACGGATGCCCAGTTTGCCGAGAACCTGGGTTGCAAGAGTCTGATTCTCGGAAAGGACGGCATGGACTGGGACAAGATAGCCGAGATTCTCTTTGCCGGCGACCGCATCGCTGAGGTGAAGCGCACCACCAAGGAGACGGATATCTACATCAAGGTAAATCTCGATGGCAGCGGCAAATGCGACATTTCTACCGGTCTTGGTTTCTTCGACCACATGCTGGAGCAGATAGGCAAGCACGGCATGATGGACCTCACCATCCACACCAAGGGCGACCTCTATGTGGATGAACATCACACCATAGAGGATACGGGTATTGCCCTGGGCGAATGCCTGCTGCAGGCGCTGGGCGACAAGCGTGGCATCGAAAGATACGGCTACAGTCTGCCGATGGATGATTGTCTCTGTCAGGTGGCATTGGATTTCGGTGGCCGCCCATGGTTGATTTGGGATGCCGAGTTCCACAGAGAGAAGGTGGGCGAAATGCCAACCGAGATGTTCAAGCATTTCTTCAAGAGTCTGAGTGATGCGGCAAAGATGAACCTCAACATCAAGGCTGAGGGCGAAAATGAGCATCACAAGATAGAAGGCATTTTCAAGGCGCTTGCCCGTTCGCTGAAAATGGCGGTGAAGAGAGACATCTATCACTTCGAGCTTCCTAGCTCTAAGGGAATGCTGTAA
- a CDS encoding RNA methyltransferase codes for MISKNKIKYIRSLELKKNRNKEGKFVAEGFKVVDDLLALQPADLIVATSEWLKGKHLAAQTEVIEVTEEELKKVSFLQHPQQVLAVFKQAQDGDFSINTQELSLALDGVQDPGNLGTIIRIADWFGITHIYCSQDTADVYNPKVVQATMGSIARVKVEYGNLLGLVESLPADVPVYGTLLDGDNIYQQQLENRGLIVMGNEGKGISPALAKKVNRRLLIPNFPEGRATADSLNVAIATAITCSEFRRNF; via the coding sequence ATGATTAGCAAGAATAAGATCAAGTACATTCGTTCGCTCGAACTGAAGAAGAATAGAAACAAGGAGGGAAAGTTCGTGGCTGAAGGGTTCAAGGTGGTGGATGACCTGCTCGCCCTGCAACCTGCCGACCTCATTGTGGCCACCAGCGAATGGCTGAAGGGAAAGCATCTGGCAGCCCAGACAGAGGTGATTGAAGTAACCGAAGAGGAACTGAAGAAGGTGAGCTTCCTGCAGCATCCGCAGCAGGTGCTGGCTGTGTTCAAGCAGGCGCAAGATGGTGATTTCTCCATCAACACCCAGGAACTGAGCCTCGCCCTGGATGGCGTGCAGGACCCGGGAAACCTGGGCACCATCATCCGCATAGCCGACTGGTTTGGCATCACCCACATCTATTGCAGTCAGGACACAGCCGACGTTTATAACCCCAAGGTGGTGCAGGCCACCATGGGCAGCATAGCCAGAGTGAAGGTGGAATACGGCAACCTGCTGGGACTGGTGGAGTCTTTGCCAGCAGATGTACCCGTATACGGAACCCTGCTCGATGGCGACAACATCTATCAGCAGCAGCTGGAAAACCGGGGACTCATCGTGATGGGAAACGAGGGAAAAGGCATCTCGCCAGCCCTTGCCAAGAAGGTGAACCGCAGACTGCTCATCCCTAACTTCCCGGAAGGAAGAGCCACTGCCGACAGTCTGAACGTGGCCATCGCCACCGCCATCACCTGCTCTGAATTCAGAAGAAACTTTTAA